AATGAGCGATGCGTTGGTACCGGCCCCTGTCTGCTTAAAAATCTCTGGAGCGTAATACATGATCGCGTTAATCCCCGTGACTTGTTGTAGGATGGCCAAGACCACACCGACCAACAGTGCAACGCGAAACCCTGGTCGAAACAATAACCCGATGTGACCCGACTCGTCGTTGAGCGTATCACGGATTTCCGACAGCTCGACGCGCGCTCTCGTAGGACCATTCACACGGGTCAATATCTGAAGCGCTCTGTCCCCCAGGCCATGCCGTTCCAACCACCGAGGGCTTTCAGGCACGAACAGCAGGAGGATAATGAATATCCCACCAGGCACCACGCCCAGGCCAAACATCCACCGCCACGCCGATTGGATATCCCATGCTGGTGAGCCGAGATTCGCCACCCACATATTGACGAAATAAATCGCCGAGATACCAATGACGACCGCTAGTTGGTTTAACGAGACGAGGCTCCCGCGGTGTCGCGCGGGCGCAATTTCAGCGATATAGAGCGGCACCAACGTGGAAGAAATTCCGATACCGATGCCACCGACAATGCGGGCCCAGACAAACTCCGTGATAGTTGCTGGGAGTGCTGAACCGATGGAGCCAATGACGAACAGGAATCCAGCGACAATCAGCATTTTCTTACGCCCGAAGCGGTCGCTCAGAAAGCCGGCAAAACCGGCTCCGACGATGGCGCCGATCATGAGGCAGGAGACGGCCCATCCCTGCATCCCCGGGCCTAAGTGGAATTTTTGCTGCATAAACACGATGGCACCGGAGATCACCGCTGTGTCATAACCAAACAACAAGCCGCCAATTGCCGCGACAATCGACACGAGTGTCACAAAGCCGAGATTCGTCCCTTCTGCCTGTTGCCTGCTCAATACACTCACCTCACAATTCACTTTGATGGCCGAAAGTTGAAAGCGGCCTATAGACCTTTCGCGCGAATCCAAAAACCCAATGGTAATGTAACCGCATCGGCCACTTTTCACGCGCCGCTTGACACCAAAGCTCAGCCACAGGCAGGTCGAAGTTCCAGAAAGCATCCTGATAAACCCGTATAAACACGAAAAGACGGCTTTCGCCGTCTTTTCGCATAGGCACGTTGATTACACCACAGGTTCGAAATATAATTTCGTTTTTGCGGTACATCAACCTCCTGCACTTTAATCTCCCCAGTGAGAAGATATCTATACGCACTAATACACACCAAACCACATGGATAAATATGGATGGTATTGTCAGAACCCAATACCCCTTACTGCGGATTCGTCATCCACAAGCCCGCATTCTTAACAAATACGCGCTGCGGCAATTTC
Above is a genomic segment from Alicyclobacillus acidoterrestris containing:
- a CDS encoding sugar porter family MFS transporter, giving the protein MSVLSRQQAEGTNLGFVTLVSIVAAIGGLLFGYDTAVISGAIVFMQQKFHLGPGMQGWAVSCLMIGAIVGAGFAGFLSDRFGRKKMLIVAGFLFVIGSIGSALPATITEFVWARIVGGIGIGISSTLVPLYIAEIAPARHRGSLVSLNQLAVVIGISAIYFVNMWVANLGSPAWDIQSAWRWMFGLGVVPGGIFIILLLFVPESPRWLERHGLGDRALQILTRVNGPTRARVELSEIRDTLNDESGHIGLLFRPGFRVALLVGVVLAILQQVTGINAIMYYAPEIFKQTGAGTNASLIETVITGADNLVFTLISLWLIDRVGRKVLLLIGSAFMTVSIAIVGYAFYTGNTAGPLVLVLILVFVAAFAVSFGPIVWLVMAEIFPTSIRGRATAIASVALWIADYAVSQSFPVLLNSVGASSTFWTFGILSLVAFIFTLALVPETKGKTLEEIERAWGRRNTQSTSTTGR